The following coding sequences are from one Mytilus trossulus isolate FHL-02 chromosome 8, PNRI_Mtr1.1.1.hap1, whole genome shotgun sequence window:
- the LOC134681365 gene encoding zinc finger protein 862-like, with amino-acid sequence MSQFGKHCRAIMDIRSFFRKRQAGEDSDPTEESSAKMQKGPPTDVTEEFDINENVVNVTNSTTRQSTCSSLSAPDNVSSLNLSSNALSPEAHKLLIEQQFPNIDISKIHNYSLCNSRGCSSFSTEEKRRQSTLKEKFDHSWLNSNKLSYCQTTRLWNFTFIEGDGLYCILCKKHDMKNPRNKSSVFSQEASKRFRKGTLYDHIKCQKHQDAKSSEVLNRVSVFQKEIEHKESVNQEILYQVFYSFFFLAKESIANCKIVQFLKFIEHIGLNDLKYFTHRSVQSRRDILLKLSDTVQNNLLEKLHSATSYGLLIDDMSDVATIEQMICYVQYVDPDSNEVNTDFLFICNLLENSDSANSQTLFDVLCMKLNELQMDVKKISGLCTDGASVMVGKKDGLASKLKKENSSLIAVHCICHRLALACTDTNVKLKSIGNVEQIMLQLWKLFHYSPKKMALFLKHLQNYRNLIINTSIEEKCCKILKKACKTRWLSFDASIQAVWEELVPVVQTLSAISESDATAYGLLKRMNCTIFVGIVYILKEILPVLARVSKIFQRGYFNFSSIQPTLECAQGELQHISDNLTPIKNLEKDIQSDGRLGLLALELKDGTKTNLQHTLENYVQSLIDNISKRFPDVAILSALGIFNPVIIPDKKSTEFMNYGASSIETIFAHFYSNDEDITIDECLAEWNLLKYHLIKMKPDIPSQCELDSQLRTSTEWCLRQIVLKRHEYKHVCPHLANIAEIVLTVPVSNAWPERGCSKVKIIKTDLRNRLKNDVLNGLMMISINGPQTCSHECDKVVNDSVKLWLGEKNRRKLPSKNKGQVEMEMNKPSAHATPIDNVQIQLPTVHNEKPDNNSELEPNPNAYDDPELNEREIEKTLLQLKIVRSLIEAKTCREAESDSDSDTEFL; translated from the exons ATGTCTCAATTTGGTAAACATTGTCGTGCAATCATGGACATACGAAGTTTTTTTAGGAAACGGCAAGCCGGAGAGGATAGTGATCCTACAGAAGAAAGTTCTGCAAAGATGCAAAAGG GTCCACCAACTGATGTAACAGAAGAATTTgacataaatgaaaatgttgTAAATGTGACAAACAGTACCACTAGACAGAGTACATGCAGTTCATTGTCAGCTCCTGATAATGTTTCAAGtttaaatttgtcttcaaatgcTTTATCGCCAGAGGCTCACAAATTACTGATAGAACAACAATTTCCAAACATAGATATTAGTAAAATTCACAATTATTCATTGTGCAACTCCCGTGGATGTTCTTCTTTTAGCACTGAGGAAAAAAGAAGACAATCAACACTTAAAGAAAAATTTGATCATTCCTGGCTAAATAGCAATAAACTATCATATTGTCAAACAACTAGGCTTTGGAATTTCACTTTTATTGAAGGTGATGGTTTATACTGTATTCTGTGTAAAaaacatgatatgaaaaatcCTAGAAATAAATCCAGTGTGTTTTCACAAGAAGCAAGTAAACGTTTTAGAAAGGGAACTTTATATGATcatataaaatgtcaaaaacaccAGGACGCCAAATCATCTGAAGTTCTCAATAGAGTATCTGTCTTTCAAAAGGAAATTGAACATAAAGAATCTGTCAATCAGGAAATCCTTTACCAAGTTTTTTATTCCTTCTTCTTTCTTGCAAAGGAATCAATAGCAAATTGCaaaattgttcaatttttaaaatttattgagcATATTGGATTGAATGATCTGAAATATTTTACCCATAGATCTGTACAATCTCGTCGAGACATATTATTGAAATTATCTGACacagtacaaaataatttactaGAAAAACTACATAGTGCAACCAGCTACGGTTTACTTATTGATGATATGTCTGATGTTGCAACAATCGAACAAATGATTTGTTATGTACAATACGTGGATCCTGATTCCAATGAAGTTAAcactgattttttatttatttgtaatttattggAAAATTCTGATTCTGCCAATTCACAAACACTATTTGATGTGCTTTGCATGAAATTGAACGAATTACAAATGGATGTTAAAAAGATTTCTGGTTTGTGTACTGATGGGGCTTCTGTAATGGTGGGTAAAAAGGATGGTCTGGCCTCAAAATTGAAGAAAGAGAACTCCTCTCTAATTGCAGTTCATTGCATATGCCACAGACTAGCTTTAGCTTGTACTGATACCAATGTTAAACTTAAATCAATAGGCAATGTGGAACAAATAATGTTACAATTATGGAAGTTGTTCCACTATTCACCAAAAAAAATGGCactttttttgaaacatttgcAGAATTATCGTAACCTTATAATTAACACTTCTATTGAGGAAAAATgctgtaaaattttgaaaaaagcctGTAAAACCCGTTGGCTAAGCTTTGATGCTTCAATTCAAGCTGTCTGGGAGGAATTAGTTCCTGTTGTGCAAACTCTGAGTGCAATTTCCGAATCAGATGCCACCGCTTACGGATTACTTAAAAGAATGAATTGCACAATTTTTGTAGGAATTGTCtacattttgaaagaaattttaCCGGTTTTAGCTAGAGTGAGTAAAATTTTCCAACGAGGCTATTTCAACTTCAGTTCCATTCAACCTACCTTAGAGTGTGCCCAAGGAGAACTCCAACATatttctgacaatcttacaccaatcaaaaatcttgaaaaagaCATTCAGTCTGATGGAAGACTTGGTCTTTTGGCCCTTGAATTAAAGGATGGTACCAAAACCAACTTACAACACACACTAGAAAACTATGTGCAGTCTTTGATTGACAATATTTCTAAACGTTTTCCAGATGTTGCAATATTAAGTGCCTTAGGGATTTTTAATCCTGTCATAATTCCAGATAAAAAGAGTACTGAGTTCATGAATTATGGAGCTTCATCTATAGAAACAATTTTCGctcatttttattcaaatgatgaGGATATAACTATAGATGAATGTTTAGCGGAATGGAATTTGTTGAAATACCACTTAATTAAAATGAAACCAGACATTCCTTCGCAATGTGAACTCGATTCACAGTTGCGTACATCCACTGAGTGGTGTCTTAGGCAAATTGTCTTGAAAAGACATGAGTATAAACATGTGTGTCCACATTTAGCAAATATTGCAGAAATTGTTTTAACAGTGCCAGTTAGCAACGCATGGCCTGAGAGAGGCTGTTCAAAGGTAAAGATAATAAAAACTGATCTTAGAAATCGCCTTAAAAATGATGTCCTAAATGGTTTGATGATGATATCCATAAATGGTCCACAAACTTGTTCACATGAATGTGACAAAGTGGTGAATGATTCTGTTAAGTTATGGCTTGGAGAAAAGAACAGAAGAAAATTACCATCAAAAAACAAAGGACAAG TTGAAATGGAAATGAATAAACCCTCAGCACATGCTACACCTATTGACAATGTTCAAATACAACTACCAACAGTTCATAATGAGAAGCCTGACAACAATTCTGAATTGGAACCTAATCCAAATGCATATGATGACCCTGAACTTAATGAAAGAGAAATTgaaaaaacattgttacaacTCAAAATTGTCAGATCTTTGATTGAAGCCAAAACCTGCAGGGAGGCAGAGAGTGACAGTGATTCAGATACAgagtttttgtaa